The Dama dama isolate Ldn47 chromosome 11, ASM3311817v1, whole genome shotgun sequence genome segment gctttcctggtggcccagagagtaaagaatctgcctgcaatgcacaagacctaggtttgatccctggctcgagACAATCCCCGCGGAGAaggaactggctacccactccagggtttctgcctggagaattccacggacagaggagcctggcaggctacagtccatggggtcacaaagagttggacacgactgagtgactaattaaCTAacataatacaattttaaatagcACAGAAGTCATTCAAAATACCAGAACAAGTCATCCAAAATACCACACCAAGACATTTACTTTCATGTTTGTACAGTCCCTTTTGGTTATCAGTTTTAACACTtaagttttgaaatatttcaaaaaggaACCTACTAAGAGCTACAGATTGCAATTTTGTTATAAATTACCTCTTCAAATTTAAGCTTTACATCCTCGGATCCAGGAAAGCCACCACCAATATCAAGCAGATACATGTTGAAACCAACCTCAGCCTAGagtcaagaaaattaaatcaatcAGCCAGATTCATTAACAAGTCATGAAAAATGCATGCAGCAGGTTAATGTTAAAATATATGAGATGACTCTTACAGAGGCCAATTCTAGAACTGGGACTAGTTGTTAATGCCATCCCTGCCCCCCTCCTCACACATGGGGCTCACAGATACTCACGCCCATGTCAAAGACACAGCGGGCATCAGAGATGGCCTGCACAAAGGTCTCAGGATCAGTACAGCCACTTCCCACGTGGAAGctggtgtcaaaaaaaaaaaaaaaacacgaaaaCTACGATCTTTCTATTTCTGGAAATAACTATTCATGGTGGGAGAAAACTTATAAAATTTGCATTATCTAATACTTCATATCCATCTCTGCCATCACCAAGATCTCACCTGACACCAATGACATCAATATCTAGCTCTTTCGCCCGTTCCAAAAGAAGCCTGCTGGTTTTAAGTGTGGCACCAAATTTGACACTGAGGCGACAGACTGCTTTGGAATCATCAGTGGCGATACGCAAAACCAACCTAGAAGCAAGAAAAGTATATCAAATTTCCCACCAACACAAGATCACCTACAGCCGTGGTTAAAATAAGACTCCTTGGCTCTGATACCCTGTGGTCTAATTTGGTACACAGATAATTTACTAGTATGGAAATCTAACAACTGGAAATTTGAGTTTGTTCACATTATACATGTCCTGTATCTGATCCGCCCTCAAATGGAGTAACTCACTTGGCCTTTGGATGTGCCCTGGCAACTTTCATCAGCTCGACTTCACTATCAAAAGTCATCATCTGGACTCCGTTATTGGCAGCATACTTAATCTGAGACACTTGTTTACACGGATTTGCATAGATAATCCTCTCTGGGGGCACCCCAAGACTCTGCACCAATTGTATTTcagtctgaaaaagaaaaggtatttaCACATGTAGCTAATATATGGAAAGCTGGCCCATGAGAAGCTGGCACCATGCCCACTCTCTTTAGCATCCTCTGCTCAAGCAAAGCAATTCTGATCTGCCCTGCTGGGAGCACCAGGGCCATTACAGACATCATTTGAGTTCTGCTGCTTTTGCTCACCTTGCTGGCACAGTCAAATCCTGTCCCAATGGCAGCGAGTGTCTTCACTATGGTTCTGCTATCATTGCATTTGACTGCATAAAAGGGGGTGACCCGAGGAAGAGCTTTCAACCATCTCAGATGTTTCTTCAGAATGTCTCCCAGGTCAGCTACATAGAAGGCATCCTTATCATCCTGCAGTAAGAGTGGTTACAGAAGACCCATCAGCAATTTAACAGATGTGACCAAGGCACAGCCTTCCCTTCTCTTGCCCATCATTCTCATGAACCCTACTCTAGTCAGTCATGGACATGATAATCACTATTGTCACTGGAGGATCCACAGCCAATTAAATTCCCAATTCCTGAACAAGAAATTTCCATAAGACCCCTCTGAAGTTTCCCATTCATCTGCCTAACATTCTCAAAGCTGCACTACCAGCATGGACTACACATATacttacagaagaagaaacttcATTAATTTTTTGGTCCAGAATGTCCTTGGCAGTAAAGCCTTCATCCAAGAAATGGCAGTCAAACTCTTCATTACTAAAGCTGTTCATGGTTTCTTGAAGTCTTTTTGAGACACAACAAACTGCAAATAGACCAGACAAATCTATTCAGAAGTCTTATTAATACTTAGTAACTCCTAAGATAAACTTGCAACAATCACAAATACTTACATAGAAAACTTAGGAGATGGAATTTAAAGGGATTATGCCCACTTTTCACAAAGGCAATTTTCCAGGAATTCCAAGTCCACTGAAGATGTGTGTGCTCTCTGTGCAGCAGTGGAAATGTTTGATAAACACACAATCTGCTGTCCACCTTCAGAACACATTAAATTGAAAGATCAGGTattgacagcacacacacacaagaagtaGGGCTACTAAAGCACCCTCCAGACAGCTCACTCCCTGGGTTTGGAAATCCCATTATTCCTAGGTTTAAGTCCCATTATTCTATAAATCTCAATGGAATGAGTTTCTCACACTCAACTTCCATATATAAtactgtacttagtcactcagtcgtgcttgactctttgtgaccccatgtactgtagcccgccaggctcctcctgtccatggcattctccaggcaagaaaactggagtgggttgcc includes the following:
- the ODC1 gene encoding ornithine decarboxylase; the encoded protein is MNSFSNEEFDCHFLDEGFTAKDILDQKINEVSSSDDKDAFYVADLGDILKKHLRWLKALPRVTPFYAVKCNDSRTIVKTLAAIGTGFDCASKTEIQLVQSLGVPPERIIYANPCKQVSQIKYAANNGVQMMTFDSEVELMKVARAHPKAKLVLRIATDDSKAVCRLSVKFGATLKTSRLLLERAKELDIDVIGVSFHVGSGCTDPETFVQAISDARCVFDMGAEVGFNMYLLDIGGGFPGSEDVKLKFEEITSVINPALDKYFPSDSGVRIIAEPGRYYVASAFTLAVNIIAKKLVLKEQTGSDDEEESSERTFMYYVNDGVYGSFNCILYDHAHVKPLLQKRPKPDEKYYSSSIWGPTCDGLDRIVERCNLPEMHVGDWMLFENMGAYTVAAASTFNGFQRPTIYYVMSGPTWQLMQQIRTQDFPPGVEEPDVGPLPVSCAQESGMKRHSAACASTRINV